The DNA region TAGATCTCTATCATTGTGCAGAAAATTTATTACAAGATAAACAAGCTCTAAAAGATATTATCCAAAAAGCAATGTCCGCAGGTGATATGCCGGCCTTAGTAGATTATATGCATTCGGACACGCATACTGATTTTAGTATCGTAGCTCTTTGTGTTGGTGGCCATGTAACTGCCCACTCTTATCCCCGCTTAGGTTTTATTGCAGTTGATATTTTTTCTTGCGATAACAATACTAACCCTGATAAAGTTGCCTTGATTATTAAAAATTTCTTTAATCCCGAAAGCAGTAAAATGACTTATTTACAGCGTGGCGATTTCGGCACTATTAGTGATAT from Succinispira mobilis DSM 6222 includes:
- a CDS encoding S-adenosylmethionine decarboxylase family protein → MGKQVTLDLYHCAENLLQDKQALKDIIQKAMSAGDMPALVDYMHSDTHTDFSIVALCVGGHVTAHSYPRLGFIAVDIFSCDNNTNPDKVALIIKNFFNPESSKMTYLQRGDFGTISDMKPRKQTHTQTMRRVKNTGAKMLRLLSNKDD